The proteins below are encoded in one region of Candidatus Protochlamydia phocaeensis:
- the mbfA gene encoding iron exporter MbfA, whose amino-acid sequence MKDLDQLNEQEILALAISLEEEDEHFYSDLSAAIRPDFSASATMFDEMGKEESNHRHRLIDLYRKKFGEHIPFIRRQDVRGFIQRKSIWLYQPINLEKIRKQIGAMEAETMQFYKKAADRMQDASIRQLLDDLAQAERGHIQLAEDLEHKNINDNVKAQELESQRRLFLLQIVQPGLAGLMDGSVSTLAPLFAAAFATHNSWTTFVVGLAASVGAGISMGFAEALSDDGALTGRGHPLLRGSICGLMTALGGIGHTLPFLIPNFMVALLISITVVLIELLAISWVRHRYMDTPTLYALVQVLLGGLLVFLSGIIIGSS is encoded by the coding sequence ATGAAAGATTTAGATCAACTTAACGAGCAAGAAATCCTAGCTTTGGCCATTTCCCTAGAAGAAGAAGACGAGCATTTCTATTCAGACTTAAGTGCAGCTATCCGGCCAGATTTTTCTGCTTCAGCGACTATGTTTGATGAAATGGGAAAGGAAGAATCCAACCATCGCCACAGATTAATTGATTTATACCGTAAAAAGTTCGGCGAGCACATTCCCTTTATTCGCCGCCAAGACGTAAGAGGCTTTATCCAACGTAAATCTATCTGGCTATATCAACCCATTAACTTGGAAAAAATTCGCAAACAAATTGGCGCGATGGAAGCAGAAACAATGCAATTTTATAAGAAAGCTGCAGACCGCATGCAAGATGCAAGTATTCGTCAACTACTAGATGATTTAGCGCAGGCGGAACGCGGACATATCCAACTCGCCGAAGATCTAGAACATAAAAATATTAACGATAATGTTAAGGCTCAAGAATTAGAATCTCAACGCAGGCTCTTTTTACTGCAAATTGTTCAACCCGGTCTGGCCGGTTTAATGGATGGATCTGTTTCCACATTAGCTCCCCTTTTCGCAGCCGCCTTCGCTACCCATAATAGTTGGACAACTTTTGTGGTTGGCTTGGCCGCCTCGGTAGGAGCAGGCATTAGCATGGGCTTTGCAGAAGCGCTTTCTGATGATGGCGCTCTGACTGGCAGAGGCCATCCTTTATTGCGTGGCAGCATTTGCGGATTGATGACTGCTTTAGGAGGGATCGGTCACACGCTTCCCTTTCTCATTCCCAATTTTATGGTCGCCCTCCTCATTTCGATCACAGTCGTTTTAATAGAGCTTTTGGCCATTTCATGGGTACGCCACCGCTATATGGATACTCCAACGCTCTACGCTCTCGTACAAGTTCTGCTAGGTGGCCTTTTAGTTTTTCTCTCCGGTATTATTATTGGCAGTTCCTAG
- a CDS encoding ankyrin repeat domain-containing protein, with translation MTDNKKNSKNFNLKNLILNIISCGFYNYLHGNQLRSGLENAVRESDLDQVIFFLEEGAEANDLPILKTAIFKNNKLIIELLLSHGGKADISPPLMDKYDGKYHTFSETHKTYPLLEIAIENEDILTISLLLKYGLKACEGLFQALKTRNIKVISLLIDKTTNEKKIIHIFKRFFFESNTKFNFFYDKLNIEEHLIWDKILLLTAIYMKDIDGINLILTNYQPDNDVLFDSVKDSNYKMFCLLLNCFLSEDCDVDLNLIRDDQQKTLLHEIAINGTKEQAVFLLNKSNLKVIDINAIDKEGHTPLYYALANQNQSVAHFLESIGANL, from the coding sequence ATGACAGACAATAAAAAAAACTCGAAAAATTTTAATTTAAAGAACTTAATTTTAAATATAATTAGTTGTGGATTTTATAATTATCTTCATGGCAATCAATTACGTTCTGGTTTAGAAAATGCTGTGCGAGAATCAGATTTGGATCAGGTAATTTTTTTTCTAGAAGAAGGAGCTGAGGCAAATGACTTACCGATACTAAAAACAGCCATATTTAAGAATAATAAATTAATTATTGAATTACTATTAAGTCATGGGGGAAAGGCTGATATTAGTCCTCCACTTATGGATAAATATGACGGAAAATATCACACTTTTTCTGAGACACATAAAACTTATCCATTATTAGAAATTGCGATTGAAAATGAAGACATTTTAACTATAAGTTTACTGCTAAAATATGGTTTAAAAGCTTGCGAAGGTTTATTTCAAGCCCTTAAAACTAGAAATATCAAAGTTATTAGCTTGTTAATTGATAAAACTACTAACGAAAAAAAAATTATACATATATTCAAAAGATTCTTTTTTGAGTCAAATACGAAATTTAACTTCTTTTATGATAAATTAAACATTGAAGAACACTTAATCTGGGATAAAATTCTTCTCTTGACTGCTATTTACATGAAAGATATAGATGGAATTAATTTGATATTGACAAATTATCAACCTGATAATGATGTTTTATTTGATTCTGTAAAAGATAGTAATTATAAGATGTTTTGTCTTTTGTTAAACTGTTTTTTAAGTGAAGATTGTGATGTTGATTTGAATTTAATTCGAGATGATCAACAAAAAACATTGTTACATGAAATAGCCATTAATGGAACTAAAGAGCAAGCTGTTTTTTTGTTAAATAAGAGCAATTTAAAAGTAATCGATATAAATGCTATAGATAAAGAAGGCCATACTCCACTTTATTATGCTTTAGCTAATCAAAATCAATCTGTTGCTCATTTTTTAGAAAGTATTGGTGCTAATTTGTGA